The proteins below are encoded in one region of Chrysemys picta bellii isolate R12L10 chromosome 4, ASM1138683v2, whole genome shotgun sequence:
- the LOC101931719 gene encoding alpha-1-antitrypsin-like isoform X2 — protein MGNLRKMKSIFYLCFLIAGIHADIPCQQNSSNNSPENYHGGNRNQVGPANENMLGHKVGRSICQFAFYFYKEASSQRNNRNVIFSPISISTAFAMLTLGAKSETLQQILRVFHFKPNEIQQREIHEGFCQLMQSLNHQNANFQLDMGNVLFVKDQLKLQQQFLNDLKNFYSGEAFPENFKNVRPTQQKINNYIEKKTHGKIINLLNNLDPVTEILLLSYIYLKATWNKTFNPKYTKDDDFFVDRNTVVKVPMMFRMGMCKHAYDDQLSSTVVQMDYKEESIKAYFILPDEGQMRKLENGLSCESLPKWRKLLSESSTNLYLPRFSIHGKFDLKQILYRMGIRNVFTNEADLSGITGQPRHRISEAIHQAMVNVDENGTEASAASTVEIVPMSTPTNIKFNRPFMMMIFSNDTALFMGKIMNPVEQ, from the exons AATCTTAGAAAAATGAAGTCAATCTTTTACCTGTGTTTTTTGATTGCTGGGATTCATGCTGATATACCTTGCCAACAGAATTCTAGCAACAACAGTCCTGAAAATTACCACGGTGGAAACAGAAACCAAGTAGGTCCAGCAAACGAAAATATGCTGGGTCATAAAGTAGGGAGAAGCATTTGTcagtttgcattttatttttataaggaGGCTTCTTCTCAGAGAAACAACAGGAATGTGATCTTTTCTCCCATAAGCATCTCCACTGCCTTTGCAATGCTGACCCTGGGTGCTAAATCAGAGACACTGCAACAGATTCTTAGAGTGTTCCACTTTAAACCAAATGAGATCCAGCAAAGAGAGATACATGAAGGTTTCTGTCAGCTCATGCAATCACTAAACCACCAGAATGCTAACTTCCAGCTGGATATGGGGAATGTCCTGTTTGTGAAAGACCAGCTGAAACTGCAGCAGCAATTTTTAAATGATCTAAAAAACTTTTACAGTGGAGAAGCTTTCCCAGAAAACTTCAAGAATGTCAGACCAACTCAGCAGAAGATCAATAATTACATAGAGAAAAAAACACATGGGAAAATTATCAACCTACTCAATAATCTGGATCCAGTTACTGAAATTCTTCTTCTTAGTTATATTTACCTTAAAG CCACGTGGAATAAAACTTTCAATCCAAAGTACACTAAAGACGATGACTTCTTTGTGGATAGAAACACAGTTGTTAAAGTCCCTATGATGTTCCGGATGGGCATGTGCAAACACGCCTATGATGACCAGCTGTCTAGCACCGTGGTGCAAATGGATTATAAGGAAGAAAGCATTAAAGCATATTTTATTCTGCCTGATGAAGGACAAATGAGGAAGTTGGAGAATGGCTTGTCATGTGAAAGTCTGCCTAAATGGAGAAAATTACTATCAGAAAG CTCAACCAATTTATATCTGCCAAGATTCTCCATTCATGGCAAATTTGACTTAAAACAAATTCTTTATAGAATGGGCATCAGAAATGTATTCACTAATGAAGCTGACCTGTCTGGAATTACTGGGCAGCCAAGGCACAGGATTTCAGAG GCTATCCATCAAGCCATGGTGAATGTGGATGAGAATGGCACTGAAGCTTCGGCAGCCTCTACTGTGGAAATAGTGCCAATGTCTACGCCTACTAACATTAAATTCAACAGACCCTTCATGATGATGATATTTAGCAATGATACCGCACTTTTTATGGGCAAAATCATGAACCCTGTGGAACAATAG
- the LOC101931719 gene encoding alpha-1-antitrypsin-like isoform X1, whose amino-acid sequence MIPLHDRLWGPLQGHTLPLKEHGLYTFVTNGDNFTQRETKNLRKMKSIFYLCFLIAGIHADIPCQQNSSNNSPENYHGGNRNQVGPANENMLGHKVGRSICQFAFYFYKEASSQRNNRNVIFSPISISTAFAMLTLGAKSETLQQILRVFHFKPNEIQQREIHEGFCQLMQSLNHQNANFQLDMGNVLFVKDQLKLQQQFLNDLKNFYSGEAFPENFKNVRPTQQKINNYIEKKTHGKIINLLNNLDPVTEILLLSYIYLKATWNKTFNPKYTKDDDFFVDRNTVVKVPMMFRMGMCKHAYDDQLSSTVVQMDYKEESIKAYFILPDEGQMRKLENGLSCESLPKWRKLLSESSTNLYLPRFSIHGKFDLKQILYRMGIRNVFTNEADLSGITGQPRHRISEAIHQAMVNVDENGTEASAASTVEIVPMSTPTNIKFNRPFMMMIFSNDTALFMGKIMNPVEQ is encoded by the exons AATCTTAGAAAAATGAAGTCAATCTTTTACCTGTGTTTTTTGATTGCTGGGATTCATGCTGATATACCTTGCCAACAGAATTCTAGCAACAACAGTCCTGAAAATTACCACGGTGGAAACAGAAACCAAGTAGGTCCAGCAAACGAAAATATGCTGGGTCATAAAGTAGGGAGAAGCATTTGTcagtttgcattttatttttataaggaGGCTTCTTCTCAGAGAAACAACAGGAATGTGATCTTTTCTCCCATAAGCATCTCCACTGCCTTTGCAATGCTGACCCTGGGTGCTAAATCAGAGACACTGCAACAGATTCTTAGAGTGTTCCACTTTAAACCAAATGAGATCCAGCAAAGAGAGATACATGAAGGTTTCTGTCAGCTCATGCAATCACTAAACCACCAGAATGCTAACTTCCAGCTGGATATGGGGAATGTCCTGTTTGTGAAAGACCAGCTGAAACTGCAGCAGCAATTTTTAAATGATCTAAAAAACTTTTACAGTGGAGAAGCTTTCCCAGAAAACTTCAAGAATGTCAGACCAACTCAGCAGAAGATCAATAATTACATAGAGAAAAAAACACATGGGAAAATTATCAACCTACTCAATAATCTGGATCCAGTTACTGAAATTCTTCTTCTTAGTTATATTTACCTTAAAG CCACGTGGAATAAAACTTTCAATCCAAAGTACACTAAAGACGATGACTTCTTTGTGGATAGAAACACAGTTGTTAAAGTCCCTATGATGTTCCGGATGGGCATGTGCAAACACGCCTATGATGACCAGCTGTCTAGCACCGTGGTGCAAATGGATTATAAGGAAGAAAGCATTAAAGCATATTTTATTCTGCCTGATGAAGGACAAATGAGGAAGTTGGAGAATGGCTTGTCATGTGAAAGTCTGCCTAAATGGAGAAAATTACTATCAGAAAG CTCAACCAATTTATATCTGCCAAGATTCTCCATTCATGGCAAATTTGACTTAAAACAAATTCTTTATAGAATGGGCATCAGAAATGTATTCACTAATGAAGCTGACCTGTCTGGAATTACTGGGCAGCCAAGGCACAGGATTTCAGAG GCTATCCATCAAGCCATGGTGAATGTGGATGAGAATGGCACTGAAGCTTCGGCAGCCTCTACTGTGGAAATAGTGCCAATGTCTACGCCTACTAACATTAAATTCAACAGACCCTTCATGATGATGATATTTAGCAATGATACCGCACTTTTTATGGGCAAAATCATGAACCCTGTGGAACAATAG
- the LOC101931719 gene encoding alpha-1-antitrypsin-like isoform X3, with translation MKSIFYLCFLIAGIHADIPCQQNSSNNSPENYHGGNRNQVGPANENMLGHKVGRSICQFAFYFYKEASSQRNNRNVIFSPISISTAFAMLTLGAKSETLQQILRVFHFKPNEIQQREIHEGFCQLMQSLNHQNANFQLDMGNVLFVKDQLKLQQQFLNDLKNFYSGEAFPENFKNVRPTQQKINNYIEKKTHGKIINLLNNLDPVTEILLLSYIYLKATWNKTFNPKYTKDDDFFVDRNTVVKVPMMFRMGMCKHAYDDQLSSTVVQMDYKEESIKAYFILPDEGQMRKLENGLSCESLPKWRKLLSESSTNLYLPRFSIHGKFDLKQILYRMGIRNVFTNEADLSGITGQPRHRISEAIHQAMVNVDENGTEASAASTVEIVPMSTPTNIKFNRPFMMMIFSNDTALFMGKIMNPVEQ, from the exons ATGAAGTCAATCTTTTACCTGTGTTTTTTGATTGCTGGGATTCATGCTGATATACCTTGCCAACAGAATTCTAGCAACAACAGTCCTGAAAATTACCACGGTGGAAACAGAAACCAAGTAGGTCCAGCAAACGAAAATATGCTGGGTCATAAAGTAGGGAGAAGCATTTGTcagtttgcattttatttttataaggaGGCTTCTTCTCAGAGAAACAACAGGAATGTGATCTTTTCTCCCATAAGCATCTCCACTGCCTTTGCAATGCTGACCCTGGGTGCTAAATCAGAGACACTGCAACAGATTCTTAGAGTGTTCCACTTTAAACCAAATGAGATCCAGCAAAGAGAGATACATGAAGGTTTCTGTCAGCTCATGCAATCACTAAACCACCAGAATGCTAACTTCCAGCTGGATATGGGGAATGTCCTGTTTGTGAAAGACCAGCTGAAACTGCAGCAGCAATTTTTAAATGATCTAAAAAACTTTTACAGTGGAGAAGCTTTCCCAGAAAACTTCAAGAATGTCAGACCAACTCAGCAGAAGATCAATAATTACATAGAGAAAAAAACACATGGGAAAATTATCAACCTACTCAATAATCTGGATCCAGTTACTGAAATTCTTCTTCTTAGTTATATTTACCTTAAAG CCACGTGGAATAAAACTTTCAATCCAAAGTACACTAAAGACGATGACTTCTTTGTGGATAGAAACACAGTTGTTAAAGTCCCTATGATGTTCCGGATGGGCATGTGCAAACACGCCTATGATGACCAGCTGTCTAGCACCGTGGTGCAAATGGATTATAAGGAAGAAAGCATTAAAGCATATTTTATTCTGCCTGATGAAGGACAAATGAGGAAGTTGGAGAATGGCTTGTCATGTGAAAGTCTGCCTAAATGGAGAAAATTACTATCAGAAAG CTCAACCAATTTATATCTGCCAAGATTCTCCATTCATGGCAAATTTGACTTAAAACAAATTCTTTATAGAATGGGCATCAGAAATGTATTCACTAATGAAGCTGACCTGTCTGGAATTACTGGGCAGCCAAGGCACAGGATTTCAGAG GCTATCCATCAAGCCATGGTGAATGTGGATGAGAATGGCACTGAAGCTTCGGCAGCCTCTACTGTGGAAATAGTGCCAATGTCTACGCCTACTAACATTAAATTCAACAGACCCTTCATGATGATGATATTTAGCAATGATACCGCACTTTTTATGGGCAAAATCATGAACCCTGTGGAACAATAG